The Ferrovibrio sp. MS7 sequence GGCCGAAAAGCTGAAGACATAGATCGCCAGCGGCCAGGGGCTGCCTTCCAGCATCAGTTTGTCGCTGCCGGGGATGCGGGTGACGCCCAGCTTATGCACGACCCGACCGCCGATGAAGCCACCCGCCGCGCAGGCCAGTGCCCATACCGCCGGCATCCATACCGTCAGATCCTCGGCACCGGCCGGCGGATGCAGCGCACGCTGGATCACGCTGGGCAGGGTGATGGTGATCAGGATCAGCGGGCCGAGCAGCATCTGGCCCAGTTTCAGCGGCCGTGGCCGCATGCGGCGGATGCCGAGGAAGACCAGCACCGCGAACAGGGCGAAGACCCAGAGCGGGGTATGGCTGAGTATCGCGCGCAGGCTGTCGAACATCGCTATTAGGCTTATCTCCCGGCGAGATGCCGGGCAAGCATAAATTGCGACGGATTCAGACAGGTGTGTGCAGATAAGGCCGAGCGGCTTTTCCGGGTATGCAGCCTTGGCTAGACTGCGCGCCAATGGATAACGCGAAAGAAAAATTTCTCTCGACGCTGAATTCCAGCACGTCGCGCGTCTATGCCACGCTGCTGTTCACGCGTGGGCTGGAAACCGCGCAGCAGCCGCAGCCCGGCGCCGAGGCCGGCCCGCCGCAATTGCTGTTCGCCAATGCGCGGTTGAACCGCTGTTTCGTGGTCAAGGAAACCACCACGCGCGTTTCCGATTTCTCGCTCGGCAATTACACCGAAACCAAGATCGTGATTCCCTATAACCCGGATCAGCTCGGCGATGGCGCGGTTTCCTACATGCCGAAGATGCGCGGCGGCTGGCGCGCGCTGCAGGATGCCGGCCTGCTCTCCGAGACCCATGACGATCCGCGCCGCATCCGCGACCAGGCGATCATCGATGCCTTCTGCTCGATCCCGTCCTATGCCCCCTTCCTGGTGAAGGACCGGCTGCAAAGCAAGGGCATTCAGGCCGACGATGCCTATTTCGCCATCACGCCGCAGGAATACGAGGCGGTGCGCGCCTTCATCAACCAGCGTTTCGACAAGATGGTGCAGACGCTGATCCCGCCCAATGCACCGGACCGCGATGGTCGCGTCGAGAAGCTGACCCACAAGCTGTGGTTCCTCGACGATCTCGATGCGCTGCAGGATATTGCCCGCGCCTTCTCGATCCCGAAGGACCGCACCTTCGAGGTATTCTACGGCTGGAAGGGCATTTCCTATTTCGAATATGAATATGCCCGCATCAAGCAGCGGCTGATGGACCTCGTCACTTGGCTGGCAAGCGAAAGCGAGCCGGTGGATTACGTGCCGAAGGATCTGCGCAAGGATTTCGATGCCGACCGCGATGGCGTTGCCAAGGGCATGGTCTATGCCACGCGCATCATCCATTCGCTGCTCAAGCAGTATAACGACAGCTTCGACAAGCTGTTCGTGCACCAGACCGGCTCGGCCGATTTCGTCGAATTCCTGATCACCGCGAATGAGAAATTCTGGCAGCTC is a genomic window containing:
- a CDS encoding DUF6622 family protein is translated as MFDSLRAILSHTPLWVFALFAVLVFLGIRRMRPRPLKLGQMLLGPLILITITLPSVIQRALHPPAGAEDLTVWMPAVWALACAAGGFIGGRVVHKLGVTRIPGSDKLMLEGSPWPLAIYVFSFSAKYFFAVSFAREPALLRDHGYLLAEAGLGGLLAGLMLGRTLLLVLKLRAARNGGAPLI